A single region of the Austwickia chelonae genome encodes:
- a CDS encoding VanZ family protein: MNNAIWSGQTALFVGGAAFLLAFLPIVIWQHHRYGDWDHRRLVGAALASVYAASLVTYTLLPLPDRADVWCSAHSKALQMTPFQFVEDINLTTNGLTWRQSVKHPVVLQVIFNVIFFIPWGVLARRWAGLSLGMSVLTGFGATLMIETTQASGLWGIYPCAYRLGDIDDLFLNTAGAAIGALLAPAFLWWMPSADTLSASRGIPRPVTVRRRYTGMAIDMTLAVTALSTFLLIGGFSCDPFMSCTGRQYEVIGRVGALITWAAVWGIPACQGSGASLGQRMAWLEPRWKDRKTGMTVRGTLLRRLLRSLATPSFWVLGVMVPMMSGLTLLVFSIALVVVPLSKTRGLSGLVSGAVYVDSREIPEYLQGRTSRGNTVSRRT; the protein is encoded by the coding sequence ATGAACAACGCCATATGGTCTGGTCAAACCGCACTATTCGTGGGTGGGGCAGCTTTCCTTCTCGCTTTCCTGCCGATCGTGATCTGGCAGCATCACCGGTACGGGGACTGGGACCATCGGCGGCTTGTCGGAGCAGCATTGGCTTCGGTCTACGCAGCATCGTTGGTCACCTACACCTTGCTTCCGTTACCGGATCGTGCCGATGTGTGGTGCAGCGCACATTCCAAAGCTCTACAGATGACGCCTTTCCAATTCGTCGAAGACATCAATCTGACAACCAACGGACTGACGTGGCGTCAGTCGGTGAAACATCCCGTGGTTCTACAGGTGATCTTCAACGTGATCTTCTTCATCCCCTGGGGGGTCCTCGCCCGACGCTGGGCAGGGCTGTCACTAGGGATGTCCGTCCTGACTGGTTTCGGGGCCACACTCATGATCGAGACAACCCAGGCCAGCGGACTCTGGGGTATCTACCCCTGCGCCTACCGCCTCGGTGACATCGACGATCTTTTCCTGAACACAGCGGGGGCGGCGATCGGCGCTCTGCTGGCACCAGCCTTCCTGTGGTGGATGCCCTCTGCAGATACCCTCTCGGCGAGCCGGGGCATTCCCCGTCCAGTCACCGTGCGGCGCCGGTACACGGGCATGGCGATAGACATGACCTTGGCGGTGACGGCACTGTCGACATTCCTGTTGATCGGAGGTTTTTCCTGCGATCCCTTCATGTCGTGCACCGGCAGGCAGTACGAGGTGATCGGCCGCGTGGGTGCTTTGATCACCTGGGCCGCGGTGTGGGGGATCCCGGCCTGCCAGGGTTCAGGAGCTTCCTTGGGGCAGCGGATGGCGTGGTTGGAGCCTCGATGGAAAGACCGGAAGACCGGTATGACCGTTCGTGGCACCTTGCTGCGCCGGCTGCTCCGCTCTCTGGCGACTCCATCCTTCTGGGTACTCGGCGTCATGGTCCCGATGATGAGCGGTCTCACTTTGCTGGTGTTCTCGATCGCTCTCGTCGTCGTCCCGCTGAGCAAGACCCGAGGCCTGTCCGGGCTCGTCTCCGGCGCGGTCTATGTCGACTCCCGTGAGATCCCGGAGTACCTGCAAGGACGAACGAGCCGAGGCAACACGGTCTCTCGACGGACATAG
- a CDS encoding CAP domain-containing protein, translated as MHFVPLAAALTLAASPLSAAAPVAHAAPTAPAAAPVVAASSDMATMQEVVRLTNEQRAANGAGPVVWNTCLQTYSEKWSDTIARQGSLSHQQMTAIMSGCKQSTASENVAMGYQSSKAVVDGWMSSPGHRKNMLNPTFDQISIAMTASPSGTKFWVMNLSKGPGSPLKPGAPAAPPKQAPVAPPKQAPVAPPKQAPVAPPKQNPSDVIEIPITQAAAAKGMPGDLFGAWLKRVPGWWAVGY; from the coding sequence ATGCATTTCGTTCCCCTCGCGGCGGCGCTCACCTTGGCAGCTTCACCGTTGTCCGCTGCCGCTCCGGTGGCACACGCAGCCCCTACAGCTCCTGCCGCCGCTCCCGTCGTGGCAGCTTCCTCCGACATGGCCACCATGCAGGAGGTCGTACGACTCACCAACGAGCAGCGCGCCGCCAACGGAGCCGGTCCTGTCGTCTGGAACACCTGCCTGCAGACCTACTCCGAGAAGTGGTCCGACACCATCGCCCGACAGGGCTCGCTGTCCCACCAGCAGATGACCGCGATCATGTCCGGTTGCAAACAGTCCACGGCTTCGGAGAATGTCGCCATGGGCTACCAGTCGTCCAAGGCCGTGGTCGACGGATGGATGAGCTCTCCAGGGCACCGCAAGAACATGCTCAACCCCACCTTCGACCAGATTTCCATCGCCATGACGGCCTCACCCTCGGGCACCAAGTTCTGGGTCATGAACCTGAGTAAAGGCCCGGGGTCCCCGCTGAAGCCCGGCGCACCGGCTGCCCCGCCGAAGCAGGCACCGGTCGCCCCGCCGAAGCAGGCACCGGTCGCCCCGCCGAAGCAGGCACCGGTCGCCCCGCCGAAGCAGAACCCGTCCGACGTCATCGAGATCCCGATCACCCAGGCCGCAGCTGCCAAGGGCATGCCCGGTGACCTTTTCGGTGCTTGGCTGAAGCGTGTTCCCGGATGGTGGGCCGTCGGCTACTGA